A genomic region of Notamacropus eugenii isolate mMacEug1 chromosome 3, mMacEug1.pri_v2, whole genome shotgun sequence contains the following coding sequences:
- the CDK2 gene encoding cyclin-dependent kinase 2 isoform X2: MDNFQKVEKIGEGTYGVVYKAKNKVTGEVVALKKIRLDTETEGVPSTAIREISLLKELNHPNIVKLLDVIHTENKLYLVFEFLHQDLKKFMDASALTGIPLPLIKSYLFQLLQGLAFCHSHRVLHRDLKPQNLLINAEGSIKLADFGLARAFGVPVRTYTHEVVTLWYRAPEILLGCKYYSTAVDIWSLGCIFAEMDLLSTYCVPSTVLGAVGDNRRSGRHSPCPLYSYLEVAASQGGGMTSMPTPHPITRRALFPGDSEIDQLFRIFRTLGTPDEVAWPGVTSMPDYKPSFPKWARQDFSKVVPPLDEDGRSLLSQMLHYDPNKRVSAKAALTHPFFLDVTKPVPHLRL; the protein is encoded by the exons ATGGATAATTTCCAAAAGGTGGAGAAGATCGGAGAGGGCACTTACGGGGTGGTGTATAAGGCGAAGAACAAGGTGACTGGAGAAGTGGTAGCGCTCAAGAAAATTCGTCTGGACAC TGAGACAGAGGGCGTCCCCAGTACTGCCATTCGAGAGATCTCTCTACTCAAGGAACTTAATCACCCCAACATTGTCAA GCTGCTGGATGTTATCCATACAGAAAACAAACTCTACCTGGTTTTTGAATTTCTGCATCAGGATCTGAAGAAGTTCATGGATGCATCTGCACTCACAGGCATCCCTTTGCCCCTCATTAAG AGCTACCTGTTTCAGCTCCTCCAGGGTCTAGCCTTCTGCCACTCTCACAGAGTCCTCCATCGAGACCTCAAGCCCCAGAACCTTCTCATCAATGCTGAAGGCTCCATCAAGCTCGCTGACTTTGGACTAGCCAGGGCCTTTGGAGTACCTGTTCGTACCTACACTCATGAG GTGGTAACCCTGTGGTATCGAGCACCAGAAATCCTCTTGGGTTGTAAATACTACTCAACAGCTGTAGATATATGGAGCCTGGGTTGTATCTTTGCAGAGATG gatttattaagcacctactgtgtgcccagcactgtgctaggtgctgtgggGGATAACAGAAGAAGTGgaagacacagtccctgccctctgtACTCCTATCTAGAAGTGGCTGCATCACAAGGAGGGGGGATGACTTCAATGCCCACCCCACACCCC ATTACCCGTAGGGCTTTATTCCCTGGAGACTCTGAAATTGACCAGCTATTCAGGATCTTTCGGACACTGGGGACACCAGATGAGGTAGCTTGGCCAGGAGTGACTTCCATGCCTGATTATAAACCCAGTTTCCCCAAGTGGGCACGACAAGATTTCAGTAAGGTGGTGCCTCCACTGGACGAAGATGGACGGAGCTTGCTATCG caAATGCTGCACTATGACCCTAACAAGCGTGTTTCAGCCAAGGCAGCTCTAACTCATCCCTTCTTCCTGGATGTTACCAAGCCTGTACCCCACTTGCGACTCTGA
- the CDK2 gene encoding cyclin-dependent kinase 2 isoform X1 yields the protein MDNFQKVEKIGEGTYGVVYKAKNKVTGEVVALKKIRLDTETEGVPSTAIREISLLKELNHPNIVKLLDVIHTENKLYLVFEFLHQDLKKFMDASALTGIPLPLIKSYLFQLLQGLAFCHSHRVLHRDLKPQNLLINAEGSIKLADFGLARAFGVPVRTYTHEVVTLWYRAPEILLGCKYYSTAVDIWSLGCIFAEMITRRALFPGDSEIDQLFRIFRTLGTPDEVAWPGVTSMPDYKPSFPKWARQDFSKVVPPLDEDGRSLLSQMLHYDPNKRVSAKAALTHPFFLDVTKPVPHLRL from the exons ATGGATAATTTCCAAAAGGTGGAGAAGATCGGAGAGGGCACTTACGGGGTGGTGTATAAGGCGAAGAACAAGGTGACTGGAGAAGTGGTAGCGCTCAAGAAAATTCGTCTGGACAC TGAGACAGAGGGCGTCCCCAGTACTGCCATTCGAGAGATCTCTCTACTCAAGGAACTTAATCACCCCAACATTGTCAA GCTGCTGGATGTTATCCATACAGAAAACAAACTCTACCTGGTTTTTGAATTTCTGCATCAGGATCTGAAGAAGTTCATGGATGCATCTGCACTCACAGGCATCCCTTTGCCCCTCATTAAG AGCTACCTGTTTCAGCTCCTCCAGGGTCTAGCCTTCTGCCACTCTCACAGAGTCCTCCATCGAGACCTCAAGCCCCAGAACCTTCTCATCAATGCTGAAGGCTCCATCAAGCTCGCTGACTTTGGACTAGCCAGGGCCTTTGGAGTACCTGTTCGTACCTACACTCATGAG GTGGTAACCCTGTGGTATCGAGCACCAGAAATCCTCTTGGGTTGTAAATACTACTCAACAGCTGTAGATATATGGAGCCTGGGTTGTATCTTTGCAGAGATG ATTACCCGTAGGGCTTTATTCCCTGGAGACTCTGAAATTGACCAGCTATTCAGGATCTTTCGGACACTGGGGACACCAGATGAGGTAGCTTGGCCAGGAGTGACTTCCATGCCTGATTATAAACCCAGTTTCCCCAAGTGGGCACGACAAGATTTCAGTAAGGTGGTGCCTCCACTGGACGAAGATGGACGGAGCTTGCTATCG caAATGCTGCACTATGACCCTAACAAGCGTGTTTCAGCCAAGGCAGCTCTAACTCATCCCTTCTTCCTGGATGTTACCAAGCCTGTACCCCACTTGCGACTCTGA